The following proteins are co-located in the Clavibacter capsici genome:
- a CDS encoding ABC transporter permease produces the protein MTVLPDAVPASAPPGAQPKARKQGIGLGQYILIRAVLIIPTVFILVTLVFFLMRIVGDPISAAVGDRLTPEQLQERLATAGFDRPIIVQYLEYLGQIATGNFGRSLTDNRLISDILLQYGSATLELVIYSLVVAFLIGIPLGLVAAYYKDRTPDAVLRILAILAYATPVFFAGLLLKLVFSVWLGILPLSGRADTRVSVALGRLEDPTGIYLIDALRLGSPTAVGDVLQHAVLPALALGLLTAGIFLRLVRTNVISTLGTEYVDAARSRGVGEFRLTTRHALKPALIPIITVVGLQIAVMLGGAVLTETTFEWRGLGFQLAQYLASRDFVAVQGIVALLAVIVAVTNFIVDVVAALIDPRVRY, from the coding sequence GTGACAGTCCTACCCGACGCAGTGCCCGCGTCCGCGCCCCCCGGTGCGCAGCCCAAGGCCCGGAAGCAGGGGATCGGGCTCGGCCAGTACATCCTCATCCGCGCCGTGCTCATCATCCCGACGGTCTTCATCCTCGTCACGCTGGTCTTCTTCCTCATGCGCATCGTGGGCGACCCGATCTCCGCGGCCGTCGGCGACCGGCTCACCCCGGAGCAGCTGCAGGAGCGGCTCGCGACGGCGGGCTTCGACCGGCCGATCATCGTGCAGTACCTCGAGTACCTCGGCCAGATCGCGACGGGCAACTTCGGACGCTCGCTCACCGACAACCGGCTGATCAGCGACATCCTGCTGCAGTACGGCTCGGCCACGCTCGAGCTCGTCATCTACTCGCTCGTCGTCGCCTTCCTCATCGGCATCCCGCTCGGCCTCGTCGCCGCCTACTACAAGGACCGCACGCCGGACGCGGTGCTCCGCATCCTCGCGATCCTCGCCTACGCGACGCCCGTCTTCTTCGCGGGCCTGCTGCTGAAGCTCGTCTTCTCCGTCTGGCTGGGGATCCTGCCGCTGTCCGGCCGCGCCGACACGCGCGTCTCGGTCGCGCTGGGTCGCCTCGAGGACCCGACCGGCATCTACCTCATCGACGCGCTCCGCCTGGGCAGCCCCACCGCGGTGGGCGACGTGCTCCAGCACGCCGTGCTCCCCGCGCTCGCGCTCGGGCTCCTGACGGCCGGCATCTTCCTGCGCCTCGTCCGCACGAACGTCATCTCCACGCTCGGCACCGAGTACGTGGACGCGGCGCGCTCGCGCGGCGTGGGCGAGTTCCGCCTCACCACGCGGCACGCGCTGAAGCCCGCGCTCATCCCCATCATCACGGTGGTCGGCCTGCAGATCGCGGTGATGCTCGGCGGCGCCGTGCTCACCGAGACGACGTTCGAGTGGCGGGGCCTCGGCTTCCAGCTCGCGCAGTACCTGGCCTCGCGCGACTTCGTGGCGGTGCAGGGCATCGTCGCGCTGCTCGCCGTGATCGTGGCCGTGACCAACTTCATCGTCGACGTCGTCGCGGCGCTCATCGACCCGCGAGTGAGGTACTGA
- a CDS encoding ABC transporter permease yields MSDTTTPAAVAAGPARRTLWQRLPLVSHVRQSVGLQRGMLIAGIVITGLFVLLAAFAPLIAPFGFAQGADDAGSFPRQAAPDGTHVWGTTVGGYDVFSRVVWGTQTALSVVVIAVVLSLFAGVLLGVVSGYLGGWLDRILVVVADAIYPFPTLLLAIVVSIVLNGGQSSLWGGILSAAVSITVVYIPQYFRVIRAEVVRLKAEAFVESAKVIGTSTPRIMFVHVLRNSTRTLPLILTLNASEAILTLAGLGFLGFGISPTSAAEWGYDLNRALADTASGVWWTGVFPGVAIVLLVLGLTLVGESVNDISDPKLRARKRASTKKVAA; encoded by the coding sequence ATGAGCGACACCACCACGCCCGCCGCGGTCGCCGCGGGACCCGCCCGCCGGACGCTCTGGCAGCGCCTCCCGCTCGTCTCGCACGTGCGGCAGAGCGTCGGCCTCCAGCGCGGCATGCTCATCGCCGGCATCGTGATCACCGGACTGTTCGTCCTCCTCGCGGCGTTCGCGCCGCTCATCGCCCCGTTCGGCTTCGCCCAGGGCGCCGACGACGCGGGATCCTTCCCGCGCCAGGCCGCGCCCGACGGCACGCACGTCTGGGGCACGACGGTCGGCGGCTACGACGTGTTCTCCCGCGTCGTCTGGGGCACGCAGACCGCCCTCTCGGTCGTCGTGATCGCCGTCGTCCTCTCGCTCTTCGCGGGCGTGCTGCTCGGCGTGGTCTCCGGCTACCTCGGCGGCTGGCTCGACCGGATCCTCGTGGTCGTCGCCGACGCCATCTACCCGTTCCCGACGCTGCTGCTCGCCATCGTGGTCAGCATCGTGCTGAACGGCGGGCAGTCGAGCCTGTGGGGCGGCATCCTGTCGGCGGCCGTGAGCATCACGGTCGTCTACATCCCGCAGTACTTCCGGGTGATCCGCGCGGAGGTCGTGCGGCTGAAGGCGGAGGCGTTCGTCGAGAGCGCCAAGGTCATCGGCACGTCGACGCCGCGGATCATGTTCGTGCACGTGCTGCGGAACTCCACGCGCACGCTGCCGCTGATCCTCACGCTCAACGCGTCCGAGGCCATCCTCACGCTCGCCGGGCTCGGCTTCCTCGGCTTCGGCATCTCGCCGACGTCGGCCGCCGAGTGGGGCTACGACCTCAACCGCGCCCTCGCCGACACGGCGAGCGGCGTCTGGTGGACGGGCGTCTTCCCCGGCGTCGCGATCGTCCTCCTCGTCCTCGGGCTCACGCTCGTGGGCGAGAGCGTGAACGACATCTCCGACCCCAAGCTGCGCGCCCGCAAGCGCGCCTCGACGAAGAAGGTGGCCGCATGA
- a CDS encoding ABC transporter ATP-binding protein, protein MSDVVSIRDLGVTFATDGGDVRAVDGVSLTVAPGEILAIVGESGSGKSVTARTVLGLLPDTAVTDGAVLLSDRTGQGAVDVLSLSADELRRVRGRDVAMVFQEPSTALNPVHTIGWQIIEGLRAHGRVSKKEARAKAIDILRRVGIPDPETRVDHYPHQFSGGQKQRVVIAMALVLDPGLIVADEPTTALDVTVQAEILDLLRRCRDEFGAAVILITHNMGVVADLADRVAVMYRSRLVEQADVATLFASPREEYTRNLLASVPKLGEGVDATVERAAVRSRARAASGTEAAPVVEARGLEIEYPGRLGSPAFRAVKGVDLRIEAGEVLGLVGESGSGKTTIGRAIAGLTNVTGGSLKVLGTEMLGVRERDFRKQRADIGFVFQDPATSFNPRLTIAECVAEPLIVHGRARSPQAARGRVDELLEAVQLPRAFGDRYPHELSGGQRQRASLARGLALEPSLLVADEPTSALDVSVQARVLELFAELQRELGFAALFISHDLAVVDLLADRIAVLYRGELVEEGTGAEVLGDPQHPYTQRLLASLPVPDPAEQAERRARLHALRAAERPAS, encoded by the coding sequence ATGAGCGACGTCGTCTCCATCCGCGACCTCGGGGTGACCTTCGCGACCGACGGCGGCGACGTCCGCGCGGTCGACGGCGTGTCCCTCACGGTCGCGCCCGGCGAGATCCTGGCCATCGTGGGGGAGTCGGGGTCGGGCAAGTCCGTCACCGCCCGCACGGTGCTGGGGCTCCTGCCCGACACGGCCGTCACCGACGGCGCCGTGCTCCTCAGCGACCGCACGGGCCAGGGCGCGGTCGACGTGCTCTCGCTCTCGGCGGACGAGCTGCGCCGGGTGCGCGGCCGCGACGTCGCGATGGTGTTCCAGGAGCCGTCGACGGCCCTGAACCCGGTCCACACGATCGGCTGGCAGATCATCGAGGGCCTCCGCGCCCACGGCCGCGTGTCGAAGAAGGAGGCGCGCGCGAAGGCGATCGACATCCTCCGCCGCGTGGGGATCCCGGATCCCGAGACCCGGGTGGACCACTACCCGCACCAGTTCTCGGGCGGGCAGAAGCAGCGCGTCGTCATCGCGATGGCGCTCGTGCTGGACCCGGGCCTCATCGTCGCCGACGAGCCGACCACCGCGCTCGACGTGACCGTGCAGGCCGAGATCCTCGACCTGCTGCGCCGCTGCCGCGACGAGTTCGGCGCCGCCGTGATCCTCATCACCCACAACATGGGCGTCGTCGCCGACCTCGCCGACCGCGTGGCCGTCATGTACCGGTCCCGGCTCGTCGAGCAGGCCGACGTGGCCACGCTCTTCGCGTCGCCGCGCGAGGAGTACACGCGGAACCTGCTCGCGTCCGTGCCGAAGCTCGGCGAGGGCGTCGACGCGACGGTCGAGCGCGCGGCCGTGCGCTCCCGGGCCCGGGCCGCGTCGGGCACCGAGGCGGCTCCGGTCGTCGAGGCTCGCGGACTCGAGATCGAGTACCCGGGCCGGCTCGGGAGCCCCGCCTTCCGCGCCGTGAAGGGCGTGGACCTGCGCATCGAGGCCGGCGAGGTCCTCGGGCTGGTGGGGGAGTCGGGCTCCGGCAAGACCACCATCGGGCGCGCCATCGCGGGGCTCACGAACGTGACCGGCGGATCCCTGAAGGTGCTCGGCACCGAGATGCTGGGCGTGCGGGAGCGCGACTTCCGGAAGCAGCGCGCCGACATCGGGTTCGTGTTCCAGGATCCGGCGACGAGCTTCAACCCGCGGCTCACGATCGCCGAGTGCGTGGCCGAGCCGCTCATCGTGCACGGCCGGGCGCGGAGCCCGCAGGCCGCGCGCGGCCGCGTCGACGAGCTGCTCGAGGCCGTGCAGCTGCCCCGGGCGTTCGGCGACCGGTACCCGCACGAGCTCTCGGGCGGCCAGCGCCAGCGCGCGAGCCTCGCGCGCGGCCTCGCGCTCGAGCCGTCGCTGCTGGTCGCCGACGAGCCCACCAGCGCGCTCGACGTGTCGGTGCAGGCGCGCGTGCTGGAGCTCTTCGCCGAGCTGCAGCGCGAGCTCGGGTTCGCGGCGCTGTTCATCAGCCACGACCTCGCGGTGGTCGACCTCCTCGCCGACCGGATCGCCGTGCTCTACCGCGGCGAGCTGGTGGAGGAGGGCACGGGCGCCGAGGTGCTCGGGGATCCGCAGCACCCGTACACGCAGCGCCTGCTCGCCTCGCTGCCCGTGCCGGACCCGGCCGAGCAGGCCGAGCGCCGCGCCCGGCTGCACGCGCTGCGCGCCGCCGAGCGGCCCGCCTCCTAG
- a CDS encoding ABC transporter ATP-binding protein, translated as MTHTPREADADGGPVEPVLDARDLRLAYPARRGAETPPAVDGVTLRIEPGEVLGVVGASGSGKSSLARVLAGLVPSGDEAAAVPRITGGDASVLGQGLRRMGRRARTRTTYGIGYVPQDAGTTLHPQLTASEAIAEPIFSRDRRFDSQVAARRVVTLLTALDLPPGTQDRYPHELSSGQRQRVALARALVLGPRLLIADEPTSGVDVMSRVAVLDLLRDLQARGGFSALVVSHDLAVVERLTDRLAVLHRGTLVGYGDIDDVLADPTHPYVQGLAESRTAADRGRARDADARVDDPGADDAEPGVVLRSPEPPVRVPHPRRPLA; from the coding sequence ATGACGCACACCCCCCGAGAGGCCGACGCGGACGGCGGTCCCGTCGAGCCCGTGCTCGACGCGCGGGACCTCCGGCTCGCCTACCCCGCGCGACGCGGGGCCGAGACGCCGCCCGCCGTCGACGGCGTCACGCTGCGGATCGAGCCCGGCGAGGTGCTCGGGGTGGTCGGCGCGAGCGGATCCGGCAAGTCCTCGCTCGCGCGCGTGCTCGCCGGCCTCGTCCCGTCGGGCGACGAGGCCGCCGCCGTCCCGCGCATCACGGGCGGCGACGCGTCCGTGCTCGGGCAGGGCCTCCGCCGCATGGGACGCCGCGCCCGCACGCGCACCACGTACGGCATCGGCTACGTGCCGCAGGACGCGGGCACCACGCTGCACCCGCAGCTGACCGCGAGCGAGGCGATCGCCGAGCCGATCTTCTCCCGCGACCGCCGCTTCGACAGCCAGGTGGCCGCGCGCCGCGTGGTCACCCTGCTGACGGCGCTCGACCTGCCGCCCGGCACGCAGGACCGCTACCCGCACGAGCTCTCCAGCGGCCAGCGCCAGCGCGTGGCGCTCGCCCGCGCGCTCGTGCTCGGGCCGCGCCTGCTCATCGCCGACGAGCCCACGTCCGGCGTCGACGTGATGAGCCGCGTCGCGGTCCTCGACCTGCTCCGCGACCTGCAGGCGCGCGGCGGGTTCTCCGCCCTCGTCGTGAGCCACGACCTCGCCGTCGTCGAGCGCCTCACCGACCGCCTCGCCGTGCTGCACCGGGGCACGCTGGTCGGCTACGGCGACATCGACGACGTGCTCGCGGATCCCACGCACCCGTACGTGCAGGGCCTCGCGGAGTCGCGCACGGCGGCCGACCGCGGGCGCGCCCGCGACGCCGACGCTCGCGTCGACGATCCCGGCGCCGACGATGCCGAGCCCGGCGTCGTCCTGCGCTCGCCCGAACCCCCCGTCCGCGTCCCGCATCCCCGGAGGCCCCTCGCATGA
- a CDS encoding D-isomer specific 2-hydroxyacid dehydrogenase family protein produces MLPRTEEAYLEAVRDGGGEVAEPSEETRGIVWLSIRRAAELTDTLAANPQVQWVQLPFAGVDAFADTLRECDRPDLVWTSAKGAYSQPVAEHALALTLAALRQLPERARATSWGSSAGLSLYGSEVVVVGAGGIALEYIRLLAPFDCTVTVVRRSGDPVEGADRTVTADRLDEVLPGADVVMLAAASTDDTAGLIGAPQLRAMKDTAVLVNIARGALVDPDALLEALRTGAIHGAGLDVTSPEPLPDDHPLFSEPRCLVTPHTADTPDMVRPLLAERIRLNTEAFTRTGDFVGIVEPSSGY; encoded by the coding sequence ATGCTGCCGCGCACCGAGGAGGCCTACCTCGAGGCCGTGCGCGACGGCGGCGGCGAGGTCGCCGAGCCCTCGGAGGAGACGCGCGGGATCGTCTGGCTCTCCATCCGCCGCGCCGCGGAGCTGACCGACACCCTCGCCGCCAACCCGCAGGTGCAGTGGGTGCAGCTGCCCTTCGCGGGCGTCGATGCCTTCGCCGACACGCTGCGGGAGTGCGACCGGCCCGACCTCGTCTGGACGAGCGCGAAGGGCGCCTACTCCCAGCCCGTGGCCGAGCACGCCCTCGCGCTGACCCTCGCGGCGCTACGGCAGCTGCCCGAGCGCGCCCGCGCCACCTCCTGGGGATCCTCGGCGGGCCTCTCGCTCTACGGGTCCGAGGTCGTGGTGGTCGGGGCCGGCGGCATCGCGCTGGAGTACATCCGGCTGCTCGCCCCGTTCGACTGCACCGTCACGGTCGTGCGCCGCAGCGGCGACCCCGTCGAGGGCGCCGACCGCACGGTCACCGCCGACCGGCTCGACGAGGTCCTGCCGGGCGCCGACGTGGTCATGCTCGCCGCGGCCAGCACGGACGACACCGCCGGCCTCATCGGCGCGCCGCAGCTCCGGGCGATGAAGGACACGGCCGTCCTCGTCAACATCGCGCGCGGCGCCCTCGTCGACCCGGACGCGCTGCTCGAGGCGCTGCGCACGGGCGCGATCCACGGGGCCGGCCTCGACGTGACGTCTCCCGAGCCGCTCCCGGACGACCACCCGCTGTTCTCCGAGCCGCGCTGCCTCGTCACGCCGCACACGGCCGACACCCCGGACATGGTGCGGCCGCTGCTGGCCGAGCGGATCCGCCTCAACACGGAGGCGTTCACGCGCACGGGCGACTTCGTCGGCATCGTCGAGCCGTCGTCGGGCTACTGA
- a CDS encoding lactonase family protein, with translation MTPEEAAVPEVSMWAGGYTADGGGSGIGITGLVVDPLTGDLAVVGTAVETPSPSFLLARGDMLYAVGEASGRVEAFRRGPGGSLQWAGGQPSGGSGPCHLHVVDDLLLTSHYGDGTVAVHPLAADGTIAEATQLLPATGSGPRPQQDGPHAHSTLHVGGGTVLSADLGTDTVHVHALRDGRLDRVAGVALPAGTGPRHLALLASGRVLVVGELDGTLHALEGAGSSWRVAASAPCAAVPDPRDSAAEVQVSADGRLAYVGLRGSERIAVVGIGEDGALAPVTAFDCGGAVPRHHALLDDRLHVANQGSGTVASFRLDPATGLPAGAPTIIAVPSPTYLLPVG, from the coding sequence ATGACGCCCGAGGAAGCCGCCGTGCCCGAGGTCTCGATGTGGGCGGGCGGCTACACGGCCGACGGCGGGGGATCCGGCATCGGCATCACGGGCCTGGTTGTCGATCCCCTCACGGGCGACCTCGCGGTCGTCGGCACGGCGGTCGAGACGCCGTCGCCCTCGTTCCTCCTCGCGCGCGGCGACATGCTCTACGCGGTGGGCGAGGCCTCCGGTCGCGTCGAGGCGTTCCGCCGCGGCCCCGGCGGCTCGCTGCAGTGGGCAGGCGGGCAGCCGAGCGGCGGATCCGGCCCCTGCCACCTGCACGTCGTCGACGACCTGCTCCTCACCTCGCACTACGGCGACGGCACCGTCGCTGTGCACCCGCTCGCCGCCGACGGCACGATCGCCGAGGCGACGCAGCTCCTCCCCGCGACGGGTTCCGGTCCCCGCCCGCAGCAGGACGGGCCGCACGCGCACAGCACGCTGCACGTCGGCGGCGGCACGGTGCTCAGCGCCGACCTCGGCACCGACACGGTCCACGTGCACGCCCTCCGCGACGGGCGCCTCGACCGCGTCGCGGGCGTCGCGCTGCCCGCCGGCACGGGCCCGCGGCACCTCGCGCTCCTCGCCTCCGGCCGCGTGCTGGTGGTCGGCGAGCTCGACGGCACGCTGCACGCGCTCGAGGGGGCGGGCTCCTCGTGGCGCGTCGCCGCCTCCGCGCCGTGCGCCGCGGTGCCCGACCCGCGCGACTCGGCGGCCGAGGTGCAGGTCTCCGCGGACGGGCGCCTCGCGTACGTCGGGCTGCGCGGGTCCGAGCGGATCGCCGTCGTCGGCATCGGGGAGGACGGCGCGCTCGCGCCCGTGACCGCGTTCGACTGCGGCGGCGCCGTGCCCCGCCACCACGCGCTCCTGGACGACCGCCTGCACGTGGCGAACCAGGGATCCGGCACGGTCGCGTCGTTCCGGCTGGACCCGGCCACCGGGCTGCCCGCGGGCGCGCCCACGATCATCGCCGTGCCGAGCCCCACGTACCTGCTGCCCGTCGGCTGA
- a CDS encoding streptamidine-related RiPP repeat protein, with protein sequence MIDVSITRIAGDDVLSAPQGPGTNALVHNPFAVEAIAGDDVLSAPQGPGTNALVHNPFALQD encoded by the coding sequence ATGATCGACGTCTCCATCACCAGGATCGCCGGCGACGACGTGCTGAGCGCGCCGCAGGGACCGGGCACGAACGCCCTCGTCCACAACCCCTTCGCCGTCGAGGCGATCGCCGGCGACGACGTGCTCAGCGCGCCGCAGGGACCGGGCACGAACGCCCTCGTCCACAACCCCTTCGCTCTCCAGGACTAG